From the Lampris incognitus isolate fLamInc1 chromosome 6, fLamInc1.hap2, whole genome shotgun sequence genome, one window contains:
- the LOC130114582 gene encoding peroxynitrite isomerase THAP4-like: MPHCCVPLCLNRSESKTETKLSFYRFPPKDKDKKRWLQLIRRDGFTPSPCSRVCSWHFPNGKAAGPSRFAWNEGKTFPGHLSLPHKKRKTVPLPPSGEEGTNELELQNSDIATAEPPSTSDNPTADTPNTSDNPTADTPGTSDNPTADTPSTSDNPTADTPRTSDNPFNSVALLEIEVDMLRRENEKLKRELEKQKQTFSFSQISSNRVKVKYFTGLPDVATVLVLEALLSKFELQYHSNWTHWQDDEIRKGPYNQVASAGSSQL, encoded by the exons atgcctcactgctgtgtccccctttgtttaaatcgatcagagagtaaaactgagaccaaactgtctttctatcgctttcctccgaaagacaaagataagaagaggtggctgcagttaatacg gcgtgatggctttacaccaagcccctgctcaagggtgtgcagttggcattttccaaatggcaaagctgctggcccatcacgttttgcttggaacgaggggaagactttcccaggccacctcagccttccacacaagaagagaaaaacagtaccactccctcccagtggtgaagaagggacaaatgaacttgaattacaaaattctgacattgcaaccgcagagccccctagtacttcagacaacccaaccgcagacacccctaatacttcagacaacccaaccgcagacacccctggtacttcagacaacccaaccgcagacacccctagtacttcagacaacccaaccgcagacacccctcgtacttcagacaacccttttaacagtgttgcgctgctagagatagaggttgacatgttgagaagagagaatgaaaaattgaaaagagaattggagaaacaaaaacagaccttttccttcagccaaatatcttccaatcgtgtcaaagtaaaatatttcactggcttaccagatgttgctaccgtcctggttttggaagcactcttatctaagtttgagctacaatatcattcgaattggaca CACTGGCAGGATGACGAGATCAGAAAGGGTCCATACAACCAGGTGGCAAGTGCTGGCTCCAGTCAGCTGTAG